A genomic stretch from Nocardia wallacei includes:
- the pgsA gene encoding CDP-diacylglycerol--glycerol-3-phosphate 3-phosphatidyltransferase encodes MSVQSDDMDSAWVDAGRVRANLVSPTPRTVEPSAVPLMNIANVLTVLRILIVPLFLLALFAAGGHDTGWRIAATALFGIAAVTDRIDGQLARKYGLVTDFGKLADPIADKALIGSALIGLSALGDLAWWITLVICAREIGVTLLRLAVVRRGVIPAGRGGKLKTLVQSLAIGVMLLPLSGAFQTAGLLLMYVAVALTVVTGLDYVVQAARLRFGPVRRS; translated from the coding sequence GCGGGCGAATCTGGTCTCCCCCACGCCTCGCACCGTCGAGCCGTCGGCGGTGCCGCTGATGAACATCGCCAACGTCCTGACCGTGCTGCGGATCCTGATCGTGCCGCTGTTCCTGCTGGCGTTGTTCGCCGCGGGCGGGCACGACACCGGCTGGCGGATCGCGGCCACGGCCCTGTTCGGGATCGCGGCCGTCACCGACCGCATCGACGGGCAGCTGGCCCGCAAATACGGCCTGGTCACCGACTTCGGCAAACTGGCCGACCCGATCGCCGACAAGGCGCTGATCGGCTCGGCGCTGATCGGGCTGTCGGCCCTCGGCGATCTGGCCTGGTGGATCACGCTGGTGATCTGCGCGCGCGAGATCGGGGTCACGCTGCTGCGGCTGGCGGTGGTCCGGCGCGGCGTGATCCCGGCCGGTCGCGGCGGCAAACTGAAGACGCTGGTGCAGTCGCTGGCGATCGGCGTGATGCTGCTGCCGCTGTCGGGCGCGTTCCAGACCGCCGGACTGCTGCTGATGTATGTCGCGGTGGCGCTGACCGTGGTCACCGGCCTGGACTATGTGGTGCAGGCCGCCCGGCTCCGATTCGGCCCGGTCCGGCGGTCGTGA
- a CDS encoding CinA family protein — protein sequence MTAVLPPNSDPLVAAIPATELVRSLRRAELTLATAESLTAGLLAATVAGVPGASTVLRGGLIVYATDLKHTLAGVSEHTLVTDGPVAASTAEQLAVGARTACGADWGVGLTGVAGPDAQDGHPVGTVFLGLAGPESTEVLRLKLSGDRWTIRMEAVRAAVRELVRSLGSPAPGNQPGGG from the coding sequence GTGACCGCGGTGCTGCCGCCGAACAGCGATCCGCTGGTCGCGGCGATTCCCGCCACCGAACTGGTCCGGTCGCTGCGCCGGGCCGAGCTGACCCTGGCCACCGCGGAATCGCTCACCGCGGGCCTGCTCGCGGCCACCGTCGCCGGAGTGCCCGGAGCCAGCACGGTGCTGCGCGGCGGACTGATCGTCTACGCCACGGATCTGAAGCACACCCTCGCCGGAGTGAGCGAACACACGTTGGTCACCGACGGACCGGTCGCCGCGAGCACCGCCGAACAGCTGGCCGTGGGCGCGCGCACCGCCTGCGGCGCCGACTGGGGCGTGGGCCTCACCGGTGTCGCCGGACCGGATGCGCAGGACGGACACCCGGTGGGCACGGTGTTCCTCGGCCTGGCCGGGCCGGAGAGCACCGAGGTGTTGCGGTTGAAACTGTCCGGCGACCGGTGGACGATCAGGATGGAAGCGGTGCGTGCGGCCGTGCGCGAACTCGTCCGGAGTCTGGGATCGCCGGCACCCGGGAACCAACCGGGTGGCGGGTGA
- a CDS encoding helix-turn-helix domain-containing protein, whose protein sequence is MTLLREAIGESLRRARIAQRRTLREVSTSARVSLGYLSEVERGRKEASSELLAAICQALDLPLSRVLSDVSAAMAEADGVPAQPVPAVVPAAPAAAPADAAVATVSVPLGAIAEDTRIVIPAPRAEKLVLVQAK, encoded by the coding sequence ATGACGCTGCTGCGAGAGGCCATCGGGGAAAGTCTGCGGCGCGCTCGGATCGCGCAGCGCCGGACCCTGCGCGAGGTATCCACGTCCGCGCGGGTCAGTCTCGGTTACCTGTCCGAGGTGGAGCGTGGCCGCAAGGAGGCCTCCAGCGAACTGCTGGCGGCCATCTGCCAGGCGCTGGACCTGCCGTTGTCGCGGGTGCTGTCGGATGTGAGTGCGGCGATGGCCGAGGCGGACGGGGTGCCCGCGCAGCCGGTGCCCGCCGTCGTGCCCGCGGCTCCGGCCGCCGCGCCCGCCGACGCCGCGGTCGCGACCGTGTCGGTTCCGCTCGGCGCCATCGCCGAGGACACCCGCATCGTGATCCCGGCGCCCAGGGCGGAAAAGCTGGTACTGGTACAGGCGAAGTGA
- a CDS encoding PspA/IM30 family protein has product MANPFVKAWKYLMALFDSKIEEHADPKVQIQQAIEEAQRQHQALSQQAASVIGNQRQLEMKLNRQLDEVEKLNANARQAVMLADQAQAAGDSEKAIQYTNAAEAFAAQLVTAEQSIEDLKVLHDQSLQAAAQAKKAVEQNAMTLQQKVAERTKLLSQLEQAKMQEQVSASLQSMDSTLSAPGSTPSLDAVREKIERRYANALGAAELAGNSVQGRMLEVQQASVQMAGHNRLEQIRASMRGDSLPAGDSATPQAVPNPAAQPQIDKGQTAQQ; this is encoded by the coding sequence ATGGCTAATCCGTTCGTCAAGGCCTGGAAGTACCTCATGGCCCTCTTCGATTCCAAGATCGAGGAGCACGCGGATCCGAAGGTCCAGATTCAGCAGGCTATCGAGGAAGCTCAGCGCCAGCACCAGGCCCTGTCGCAGCAGGCCGCGTCGGTCATCGGCAACCAGCGCCAGCTGGAGATGAAGCTGAACCGCCAGCTCGACGAGGTGGAGAAGCTCAACGCCAACGCCCGGCAGGCGGTCATGCTCGCCGACCAGGCGCAGGCCGCCGGCGACTCCGAGAAGGCGATCCAGTACACCAACGCGGCCGAGGCGTTCGCCGCGCAGCTGGTCACCGCCGAGCAGTCCATCGAGGACCTCAAGGTGCTGCACGACCAGTCGCTGCAGGCGGCCGCGCAGGCCAAGAAGGCGGTCGAGCAGAACGCGATGACGCTGCAGCAGAAGGTCGCCGAGCGCACCAAGCTGCTCAGCCAGCTCGAGCAGGCGAAGATGCAGGAGCAGGTCAGCGCCTCGCTGCAGTCCATGGACTCCACGCTGTCCGCGCCCGGCAGCACCCCCAGCCTGGACGCCGTGCGCGAGAAGATCGAGCGCCGGTACGCCAACGCGCTGGGCGCCGCCGAACTCGCGGGCAACTCGGTGCAGGGTCGGATGCTCGAGGTGCAGCAGGCCAGCGTCCAGATGGCCGGGCACAACCGGCTCGAGCAGATTCGCGCCTCCATGCGCGGTGACTCGCTGCCCGCCGGTGACTCCGCCACCCCGCAGGCCGTCCCGAATCCGGCCGCACAGCCGCAGATCGACAAGGGCCAGACCGCGCAGCAGTAA
- the pspM gene encoding phage shock envelope stress response protein PspM: MREVLAQSGVAEEQVDQARRLPDTLREVGETALHAVRKWADPRERELRRRRRVRRRSLRLSAASGLTALGTAGLVVVSAPAWAVIVVGSGAAALVTGAAVTTKRYFELRRNPLPPAAFVPRKLPPIRSAARDPIARLVRAERAFYAVGRQIAHGGRLPEDDLTDTVETADSAAAALHALAADIVAMEHAAGLVAQWQTRSGSSPSDPVRATVARLLDGVAEYEELVASASRVLAVPESPAFPDDLGWAMADLRDAADRLDGWAQALTELADRH, encoded by the coding sequence GTGCGCGAGGTGCTGGCGCAGTCCGGTGTGGCGGAGGAACAGGTCGACCAGGCGCGGCGGTTGCCGGATACGTTGCGGGAGGTCGGGGAGACCGCTCTACACGCGGTGCGGAAGTGGGCCGATCCGCGAGAACGGGAATTGCGGCGGCGTCGGCGGGTGCGGCGGCGGAGTCTGCGGCTGAGTGCCGCCTCCGGGCTGACGGCGCTGGGCACGGCGGGACTGGTGGTCGTCTCGGCTCCGGCGTGGGCCGTCATCGTCGTCGGCAGCGGTGCCGCCGCCCTGGTGACGGGCGCGGCCGTGACCACCAAGCGATACTTCGAACTCCGGCGAAACCCGTTGCCGCCCGCGGCATTCGTACCGCGCAAGCTGCCGCCGATCCGCTCGGCCGCGCGGGACCCCATCGCCCGGCTGGTCCGGGCCGAGCGCGCGTTCTACGCCGTGGGCAGGCAGATCGCCCACGGCGGCCGACTGCCCGAGGACGATCTCACCGACACCGTCGAAACCGCCGATTCCGCCGCTGCCGCCCTGCACGCGCTGGCCGCCGACATCGTCGCCATGGAGCACGCCGCCGGGCTGGTGGCACAGTGGCAAACCCGGTCCGGATCGTCGCCGTCCGACCCTGTCCGCGCTACCGTGGCCCGGTTGCTGGACGGTGTCGCGGAGTACGAGGAACTGGTCGCGTCCGCGAGCCGGGTGCTCGCCGTTCCCGAAAGTCCGGCGTTCCCCGACGATCTGGGCTGGGCGATGGCCGACCTGCGCGACGCCGCCGATCGCCTCGACGGCTGGGCCCAGGCCCTCACCGAACTTGCCGACCGGCACTGA
- a CDS encoding glycosyltransferase, with protein MRVAVIAGPDPGHAFPAIALCLRFLAAGDEPVLFTSPVWFDAARAAGVGVRRLKGLAPRPQDDPGDAGQRIHQRAAHISSEILPELSAMLPELVVSDVLTAGGGMAAERLRVPWVELSPHPLYLPSKALPPIGSGLAPGEGLRGRARDAVLRGLSARAIHRGEQQRSAARVSVGLPPGDPGPRARLIASLPALEVPRPDWPDHAHLVGPLLWEPTDDVLPLPPGDDPLVMVAPSTAHTGVANMAERVLDALDGAGVRVAVSTIHTPPAHLPPWATAGLGRQDELLRHADVVVGGGGHGLLAKSLLAGVPIVTVPGGGDQWELANRAARQGSSTVVRPFTDEAIRSAVRHLIDNPSYRHAAEAAAATATAVTDPIEICHRVLHTARAH; from the coding sequence ATGCGAGTGGCTGTCATCGCGGGGCCGGACCCTGGTCATGCGTTCCCGGCGATCGCGCTGTGCCTGCGGTTTCTCGCGGCGGGCGACGAGCCGGTGCTGTTCACCTCGCCCGTCTGGTTCGATGCCGCCCGGGCGGCGGGTGTCGGGGTGCGGCGGCTGAAAGGACTCGCCCCGCGCCCGCAGGACGATCCGGGCGACGCCGGGCAGCGCATCCACCAGCGCGCCGCGCACATCTCCTCCGAGATCCTGCCCGAACTGAGCGCGATGCTGCCCGAACTCGTGGTATCGGACGTGCTCACCGCGGGCGGGGGCATGGCCGCCGAACGACTGCGGGTGCCGTGGGTGGAACTGTCGCCGCATCCGCTCTATCTACCGTCGAAAGCGTTGCCCCCCATCGGAAGTGGGCTCGCCCCCGGCGAGGGACTGCGGGGCCGGGCCCGGGACGCGGTGCTGCGCGGTCTGTCCGCCCGGGCGATCCACCGCGGCGAACAGCAGCGCTCCGCGGCCAGGGTGAGCGTCGGCCTGCCTCCGGGCGATCCCGGACCGCGGGCGCGACTGATCGCGAGCCTGCCCGCGCTGGAGGTTCCCCGGCCCGATTGGCCCGATCACGCGCACCTGGTCGGCCCGCTGCTGTGGGAACCGACCGACGATGTGCTGCCGCTGCCACCCGGCGACGATCCGCTGGTCATGGTGGCGCCCTCGACGGCACATACGGGCGTGGCGAACATGGCCGAGAGAGTGCTCGACGCCCTCGACGGCGCCGGTGTGCGGGTGGCGGTCTCGACCATCCACACCCCGCCCGCGCACCTTCCGCCCTGGGCCACAGCGGGTTTGGGCCGCCAGGACGAACTGCTCCGGCACGCCGACGTGGTGGTCGGCGGCGGCGGGCACGGCCTACTGGCGAAATCCCTGCTCGCAGGCGTCCCGATCGTGACGGTGCCCGGCGGCGGCGACCAGTGGGAACTGGCGAATCGCGCCGCCCGCCAAGGCAGTTCGACAGTCGTCCGCCCGTTCACCGACGAGGCGATCCGCTCGGCGGTCCGGCACCTGATAGACAACCCGTCGTACCGGCACGCCGCCGAAGCCGCCGCGGCCACCGCCACCGCCGTCACCGACCCGATCGAAATCTGCCACCGAGTCCTCCACACCGCCCGCGCCCACTGA
- a CDS encoding DUF3046 domain-containing protein, whose product MRLTDFRELLHAEFGVVRGDSLLNDHVLLSMGGRTGAQAIEAGVDPRDVWRALCAEFDVPRSHW is encoded by the coding sequence GTGCGATTGACTGATTTTCGGGAACTGTTGCACGCGGAGTTCGGGGTGGTTCGCGGCGATTCGCTGCTGAACGACCATGTGCTGCTGTCCATGGGTGGGCGGACCGGTGCTCAGGCCATCGAGGCCGGGGTGGATCCGCGCGACGTGTGGCGCGCGCTGTGTGCGGAGTTCGACGTGCCGCGCTCCCACTGGTGA
- a CDS encoding MFS transporter, which produces MRKWLPLFAACLGTLMLLIDVTIVNIALPDIADDLGTGLSGLAWVIDGYALALAALLLVLGALADRLGAKPTYLAGLVVFTAASLACGTAQSSAILVAARAFQGVGGAAMFATTLSLLHATYTGRDRGVAFGAWGAVAGAAAGIGVVLGGVLTDLLSWRWIFFVNLPIAAVAIVLSALVFGPSARHTDRGVDVAGMAAFAVAATAVTFGIIRGGEHGWADPRALVALVVGVLAAVLFAVVETRSAAPIFPLALLRNGEFGATLLAAAGLNFAAFAASPLLSLWLQQQLRLSPLHAGLSMLPMAITAFVVSGALGRLLHDLAPKWTIGGGLIVIGAGAGLLGCIDAESSWAALIPGFIVIGVGVGSVAPSLVAVGMAAVPPQLSGTAAGAVNTARQLGMALGVAILGTVFRSVAGGGRPDLPRFVDGLDAAVVVASGVGLVLGIAAFALFHRRVRVPEAPVRDTGVPVA; this is translated from the coding sequence ATGCGGAAATGGCTCCCCTTGTTCGCGGCGTGCCTCGGCACGCTGATGCTGCTCATCGACGTCACCATCGTGAATATCGCGCTGCCCGACATCGCCGACGATCTGGGTACGGGGTTGTCCGGTTTGGCGTGGGTCATCGACGGCTACGCGCTGGCGCTGGCGGCGCTGCTGCTGGTGCTCGGTGCGCTGGCCGACCGGCTCGGCGCCAAACCCACCTATCTGGCCGGACTGGTCGTGTTCACCGCCGCCTCGCTGGCCTGCGGGACCGCGCAGTCCTCCGCGATCCTGGTGGCGGCGCGGGCTTTTCAGGGCGTCGGCGGCGCGGCCATGTTCGCGACGACGCTGTCGCTGCTGCACGCCACCTATACCGGGCGCGATCGTGGCGTCGCCTTCGGCGCCTGGGGTGCGGTGGCGGGTGCGGCGGCCGGCATCGGGGTGGTGCTGGGCGGCGTGCTGACCGATCTGTTGTCGTGGCGGTGGATCTTCTTCGTGAACCTGCCTATCGCGGCGGTGGCGATCGTCTTGTCCGCCTTGGTGTTCGGGCCTTCGGCGCGGCACACCGACCGCGGTGTCGACGTGGCCGGGATGGCGGCGTTCGCGGTGGCGGCGACGGCGGTGACCTTCGGCATCATTCGCGGGGGCGAGCACGGTTGGGCCGATCCGCGGGCGCTGGTCGCACTGGTCGTGGGGGTGCTCGCGGCCGTATTGTTCGCGGTGGTCGAAACACGGAGTGCGGCACCGATATTCCCGTTGGCACTGCTGCGCAACGGCGAATTCGGTGCGACCCTGCTCGCGGCGGCAGGACTCAACTTCGCGGCGTTCGCGGCCAGTCCGCTGCTGTCGCTGTGGCTGCAGCAGCAGCTGCGGCTCTCGCCGCTGCATGCCGGGCTGTCGATGCTGCCCATGGCGATCACCGCGTTCGTGGTGTCGGGCGCGCTCGGTCGGCTGCTGCATGATCTGGCGCCCAAGTGGACGATCGGCGGCGGGTTGATCGTGATCGGTGCGGGCGCCGGGCTGCTCGGGTGCATCGACGCCGAATCCTCTTGGGCCGCATTGATTCCCGGATTCATCGTGATCGGTGTCGGGGTCGGGTCGGTGGCGCCGTCGCTGGTGGCGGTCGGGATGGCGGCGGTGCCGCCGCAGCTGAGCGGGACCGCCGCGGGCGCGGTGAATACCGCCCGGCAGCTGGGTATGGCGCTGGGAGTCGCGATACTGGGCACGGTCTTTCGCAGCGTCGCCGGCGGCGGGCGGCCCGACCTGCCCCGGTTCGTCGACGGACTGGACGCGGCGGTCGTGGTGGCGAGCGGAGTGGGACTGGTGCTCGGAATCGCCGCCTTCGCCTTGTTCCACCGGCGAGTCCGGGTGCCGGAGGCCCCGGTGCGCGACACCGGGGTGCCGGTCGCCTGA